One region of Astyanax mexicanus isolate ESR-SI-001 chromosome 15, AstMex3_surface, whole genome shotgun sequence genomic DNA includes:
- the ddit4 gene encoding DNA damage-inducible transcript 4 protein — MHKVRSSEVWTESAPTEASAKRLSWSSLVQKLSHSLDSDSESNSSRDDVSDSGSVSLPDLSNLDSEYFYDPMEESLCKEVVQLISRSLIEAKDCTLHCSKLLIPEKLLEHIGQELVHLAASEPCGLRGALIDLCVEQAGTLQSAGQIAADPYLVPTFQLTLVLRLESGGIWPKIQGLFAPKSSSSPPVRNALKLSTGFRVIKRKLYSSEELLIEEC; from the exons ATGCATAAAGTCAGAAGTTCTGAGGTCTGGACAGAATCTGCTCCCACTGAGGCCTCAGCCAAGCGCCTGTCCTGGAGCTCTCTGGTCCAGAAACTGAGCCACAGCCTGGACTCGGACTCTGAGAGCAACAGCAGCAGAGATGATGTATCTGACTCTG gtTCTGTATCTCTGCCAGACCTGTCCAACCTCGATTCTGAATACTTCTACGACCCAATGGAAGAGAGCCTCTGTAAAGAAGTTGTGCAGCTCATCTCCCGCAGCCTGATTGAAGCAAAAGACTGTACTCTCCACTGCTCCAAGCTGCTTATCCCCGAGAAACTTCTGGAGCACATAGGCCAGGAACTGGTACATCTGGCTGCGAGCGAGCCGTGCGGCCTGCGCGGGGCGCTGATCGACCTGTGTGTGGAGCAGGCTGGCACACTTCAGTCTGCAGGGCAGATAGCTGCAGACCCTTACCTCGTCCCCACCTTTCAGCTCACACTTGTACTCAGACTGGAGTCAGGAGGCATTTGGCCTAAAATCCAGGGCCTGTTTGCACCCAAGTCCTCCTCGTCTCCACCTGTAAGAAATGCCCTTAAACTGAGCACTGGCTTCAGGGTGATTAAGAGAAAACTCTATAGCTCTGAAGAGCTGCTTATTGAAGaatgctga